A window of the Candidatus Nitrosotalea okcheonensis genome harbors these coding sequences:
- a CDS encoding sugar phosphate isomerase/epimerase family protein produces the protein MGFKYSITLHSFRKIEPIEQTLSRLKKHGYDAVEMFGEPDQADYKNIKEAAASHGLTICGITGMWGRASKEGWKRKLLSLDQDMIKHSENYVRKCINMCQDLGGNEINICLFADSSLDFDANHGLVSEDQKKSAMEKAVPLLISLSRFAADHNVSLLIEPLNRYSTPYCNTAKDAAYIAAKINQDNVGILLDTFHMNIEESSFEKTILDSKSLLRHTHFSDNNRAMPGYAHLDFATIVKALRKIKYHGYISFEPNLTADYESSTLSGLQFIKKLEKS, from the coding sequence TTGGGATTCAAGTATTCTATAACTTTGCATTCTTTTAGAAAAATAGAACCGATAGAGCAGACACTGTCAAGATTAAAAAAACATGGATATGATGCTGTGGAGATGTTTGGAGAGCCAGACCAAGCAGACTATAAAAATATCAAAGAGGCTGCTGCCTCACATGGGTTGACTATCTGTGGCATAACAGGCATGTGGGGAAGGGCAAGCAAAGAAGGATGGAAGAGAAAACTTTTGAGTCTAGATCAAGACATGATCAAACATTCGGAGAACTATGTAAGAAAGTGCATCAACATGTGTCAAGATCTTGGGGGCAATGAAATTAACATCTGCCTCTTTGCAGACAGTAGTCTTGATTTTGATGCAAACCATGGTCTAGTATCTGAAGATCAAAAAAAATCTGCAATGGAAAAGGCAGTTCCCCTGCTCATATCCTTGTCGCGGTTTGCTGCAGACCATAATGTGAGCTTGCTCATTGAACCGCTTAACAGGTACAGTACCCCATATTGCAATACAGCCAAAGATGCTGCATATATTGCAGCAAAGATAAATCAAGACAATGTTGGCATACTGCTCGATACGTTTCACATGAATATAGAAGAAAGCTCTTTTGAGAAAACAATACTTGATTCAAAAAGTTTACTCAGGCATACACATTTTTCAGACAATAACAGAGCAATGCCAGGATATGCACATCTTGATTTTGCTACAATTGTAAAGGCTTTGCGAAAAATCAAATATCATGGATACATATCTTTCGAACCAAATTTGACTGCAGACTATGAATCATCTACACTTTCCGGACTGCAATTCATCAAGAAGTTAGAGAAATCCTAA
- a CDS encoding fibronectin type III domain-containing protein — translation SAVYDGGLTSSPSNTASATTQSNTSTLTVSTQLITGDTLTGMYTELRNSTGQIAASSFSPATFVLKNGAQYTVGMGNFVTYIFDHWADTGSTTNPRPVSISSDTQLTAIYRDIGLVLSPSRGPAGTTVSVTGANNAYSPSTAVTLRWDGTALATITSNSTGGFSATFQVPSTATAGSHKVQATDGTHTHAALFIVGPNGPTTPQPPTSLTATTISSSQINLSWTAPSDNGGSAITGYKIERSQDNRTTWSIISSNTASTSTTYSDTGLSPSTAYAYRVSAINSVGTSVPSNIASATTQNAPVSVPQPPTNLTASAVSSSQINLSWTAPSNNGSSPLTGYKIERSQDNRTTWSIISSNTASTSTTYSDTGLSPSTAYAYRVSAINSVGTSVPSNIASATTQNAATLLSPTGLTASAVSSSQISLNWNAPSNSGSLVTGYMIERSSDGGITWSTKSNTGTSSTIYLDSGLSPSTTYTYRVSAMYGAEASPPSNTASATTQSSTYKLTVSTQLSTGDTLTGMYTELRNSTGQIAASSFSPATFVLKNGAQYTVGMGNFVTYIFDHWADTGSTTNPRPVSISSDTQLTAIYRDIGLVLSPSRGPAGTTVSVTGANNAYSPSTAVTLRWDGTALATITSNSTGGFSATFQVPSTATAGSHKVQATDGTHTHAALFIVGSSSAIALSNTSGNAGDLVKVTGTNFLPYSRITLYFDNTSLSGIRVGQGGGFAPNSNPASIETDSSGNFVADIQIFDRPTGSYNVKATDQSDSDTKSFTIAPGALLFNPTSGHAGTAVNFRASGFAASSVIAITLDGVPVVTSPASITSDLVGEFQGSFTVPTTSTIGLHQVQISDSGGNKYSNSFNVTSSSTPMFNVKTLVSGLSSPVGMAFIPDNGPGKDGSGNFMVIEQNGTVIVVKNNGGTFVTQAVPFVKIPNVQVYADAGLLGIAFDPNWVNTKLVYFYSTLNVAGVVKNEVFRYHATTDSSGNIIADTSVGQQIIVDKIPADVDHDGGHMKFDSQGNLYISTGDNYGYTASQDLTSLAGKLLKITPLASPNSNGLLYSIPSTNPFATNPNSSIRKEIYSYGIRNTFNFDIDSQTGKIYFDHVGQSAWESIVDTTNPVNLGWSNYEGPTVGNPQNVTNYKEPLYWYPHQGLEPTTGFAKDLEAITGGVFYHGSAYPSNLQGAYFFGDYGAGYIAALLSTDKNPPQADPVTGVPKGQVQTIMSGLTLAPTDMQVWNGEIYYVNLTGSISVLNYS, via the coding sequence TCGGCTACTACACAATCTAATACATCAACATTGACAGTGTCAACACAGTTAATCACCGGAGATACTCTTACAGGAATGTATACTGAATTACGTAATTCAACTGGACAGATAGCAGCATCCAGTTTCTCCCCTGCTACATTTGTCCTGAAAAATGGTGCACAGTATACAGTTGGAATGGGCAACTTTGTAACATACATATTTGATCACTGGGCAGATACGGGCTCTACAACTAACCCCCGACCAGTATCGATATCAAGTGACACACAACTAACTGCTATTTACCGGGATATTGGGCTGGTACTTTCTCCATCCAGAGGACCTGCAGGTACAACGGTATCAGTAACGGGTGCAAATAATGCCTACTCACCAAGTACTGCAGTCACACTAAGATGGGATGGCACAGCACTTGCAACAATAACATCAAACTCCACTGGAGGATTCTCGGCAACATTCCAAGTGCCTAGCACTGCAACAGCTGGTTCACACAAGGTACAGGCAACAGACGGAACCCACACACACGCTGCACTATTTATAGTAGGTCCTAACGGTCCTACAACTCCACAACCGCCAACCAGTCTTACTGCTACTACCATCTCCTCCTCACAAATTAATCTGTCCTGGACTGCACCATCAGACAATGGTGGCTCTGCAATTACTGGTTACAAGATTGAAAGATCACAAGACAACAGAACTACTTGGTCAATAATATCTTCCAACACTGCCTCTACATCAACAACATATTCTGATACCGGACTGTCCCCCAGTACTGCATATGCTTACCGTGTATCTGCAATCAATTCTGTCGGTACCAGTGTACCATCAAACATTGCATCTGCCACTACGCAAAATGCTCCGGTTTCTGTGCCACAACCCCCGACTAACCTCACTGCTAGTGCAGTATCATCATCACAAATTAATCTGTCCTGGACTGCACCATCGAACAACGGCAGTTCGCCACTCACTGGTTACAAGATTGAAAGATCACAAGACAACAGAACTACTTGGTCAATAATATCTTCCAACACTGCCTCTACATCAACAACATATTCTGATACCGGACTGTCCCCCAGTACTGCATATGCTTACCGTGTATCTGCAATCAATTCTGTCGGTACCAGTGTACCATCAAACATTGCATCTGCCACTACGCAAAATGCAGCTACATTATTGTCTCCAACTGGCCTCACTGCTAGTGCAGTATCATCATCACAAATAAGCTTGAATTGGAATGCGCCAAGTAACAGTGGCAGCTTGGTAACAGGATACATGATTGAAAGATCATCTGATGGAGGTATCACTTGGTCTACTAAATCCAACACTGGCACTAGTTCTACAATATACTTGGATTCTGGACTGTCTCCTAGTACAACCTATACTTATCGTGTCTCTGCTATGTATGGAGCCGAAGCCAGTCCTCCATCAAACACTGCATCGGCTACTACACAATCTTCTACATACAAACTAACGGTATCTACACAACTATCAACAGGTGATACTCTTACAGGAATGTATACTGAATTACGTAATTCAACTGGACAGATAGCAGCATCCAGTTTCTCCCCTGCTACATTTGTCCTGAAAAATGGTGCACAGTATACAGTTGGAATGGGCAACTTTGTAACATACATATTTGATCACTGGGCAGATACGGGCTCTACAACTAACCCCCGACCAGTATCGATATCAAGTGACACACAACTAACTGCTATTTACCGGGATATTGGGCTGGTACTTTCTCCATCCAGAGGACCTGCAGGTACAACGGTATCAGTAACGGGTGCAAATAATGCCTACTCACCAAGTACTGCAGTCACACTAAGATGGGATGGCACAGCACTTGCAACAATAACATCAAACTCCACTGGAGGATTCTCGGCAACATTCCAAGTGCCTAGCACTGCAACAGCTGGTTCACACAAGGTACAGGCAACAGACGGAACCCACACACACGCTGCACTATTCATTGTTGGATCAAGCAGTGCTATCGCACTCTCTAATACTTCAGGTAATGCTGGAGATCTAGTAAAAGTCACAGGTACCAATTTCTTACCATATTCGAGAATCACTTTATATTTTGATAATACATCCTTGTCAGGAATCCGGGTAGGACAAGGTGGAGGTTTTGCGCCAAACTCTAACCCAGCTTCCATAGAAACTGATTCTAGCGGAAACTTTGTAGCTGATATTCAGATATTTGACAGACCTACAGGATCTTATAATGTTAAAGCTACTGACCAGAGCGATAGCGATACAAAGAGCTTTACAATAGCACCTGGTGCATTATTGTTTAATCCAACAAGTGGACATGCAGGTACTGCAGTAAACTTTCGTGCTAGTGGCTTTGCAGCCAGTTCAGTGATTGCTATAACGCTTGATGGTGTTCCAGTTGTAACCAGTCCAGCTAGTATAACAAGCGACCTAGTGGGTGAGTTCCAAGGATCATTCACCGTTCCTACTACATCTACGATTGGATTACATCAAGTGCAAATATCAGACAGTGGAGGGAACAAATATTCTAACTCATTTAATGTGACTAGTTCCAGTACTCCGATGTTTAATGTTAAAACACTAGTGTCAGGACTCTCAAGTCCTGTTGGAATGGCGTTTATTCCAGACAATGGACCAGGTAAAGATGGATCTGGTAATTTCATGGTGATTGAACAGAATGGAACCGTAATAGTAGTCAAAAATAACGGTGGAACTTTTGTAACACAAGCAGTACCGTTTGTAAAAATACCAAACGTACAAGTTTATGCAGATGCAGGACTTTTGGGAATTGCATTTGATCCAAACTGGGTGAACACAAAATTGGTGTACTTTTACTCTACATTAAATGTCGCAGGTGTAGTGAAAAATGAGGTTTTCAGATATCATGCTACAACTGACTCCTCTGGAAATATAATAGCAGATACTAGTGTTGGTCAGCAGATAATAGTTGATAAAATTCCAGCTGATGTAGACCATGATGGAGGACACATGAAGTTTGATTCACAAGGTAATCTCTACATCTCTACAGGTGACAACTATGGATATACTGCATCCCAAGATCTTACATCATTAGCAGGCAAGTTGCTCAAGATAACTCCACTTGCAAGTCCCAACTCCAATGGACTACTTTATTCCATTCCAAGTACAAACCCATTTGCTACAAATCCAAACTCCTCCATTAGAAAGGAGATTTACAGCTATGGAATAAGAAATACCTTTAACTTTGACATAGATTCACAGACAGGCAAGATATACTTTGACCATGTGGGACAGAGTGCATGGGAATCTATTGTGGATACAACAAACCCAGTTAATTTAGGATGGTCTAACTATGAAGGTCCAACTGTTGGAAATCCACAAAATGTAACAAACTATAAAGAGCCGCTATACTGGTATCCGCACCAAGGACTAGAACCAACAACTGGTTTTGCCAAAGACCTTGAAGCAATCACGGGAGGCGTATTCTACCATGGAAGTGCATACCCGTCAAATCTGCAGGGTGCCTACTTCTTTGGAGATTATGGTGCAGGGTATATAGCTGCACTTCTCTCAACTGACAAAAATCCTCCACAGGCAGATCCAGTGACAGGAGTTCCAAAGGGACAGGTTCAGACAATCATGTCTGGACTTACCCTGGCACCAACAGACATGCAGGTGTGGAATGGGGAGATCTACTATGTCAATCTGACAGGAAGCATATCTGTTCTAAACTACAGCTAG